A part of Loxodonta africana isolate mLoxAfr1 chromosome 11, mLoxAfr1.hap2, whole genome shotgun sequence genomic DNA contains:
- the ZNF260 gene encoding zinc finger protein 260: MLENLQPESDLQHVQIHTGGKRYGYNKYGKTFSLKQNLIDHKKMHSGEKSYECTECGKVFSRISSLTQNLRSHTEKKTYKCNKCGKAFSQKGNFLSHQKHIAEKPYECGKASIQMASLIRRQRNYTGKPCACKECGKTFNGKSSLSEHEKIHTGEKPFECNQCGRAFSQKQYLIKHQNIHSGKKPFECNECGKAFSQKENLIIHQRIHTGEKPFECKGCGKAFIQKSSLIRHQRSHTGEKPYTCKECGKAFSGKSNLTEHEKIHIGEKPYKCNECGTIFRQKQYLIKHHNIHTGEKPYECNKCGKAFSRITSLIVHVRIHTGDKPYECKVCGKAFCQSSSLTVHMRSHTGEKPYGCNECGKAFSQFSTLALHMRIHTGEKPYQCSECGKAFSQKSHHIRHQRIHTH; this comes from the coding sequence ATGTTGGAAAACCTTCAGCCTGAATCAGATCTTCAGCATGTACAAATTCACACTGGAGGAAAACGTTATGGATATAACAAATATGGGAAAACCTTTAGCCTGAAGCAAAACCTGATAGACCATAAGAAAATGCATAGTGGAGAGAAATCCTATGAATGTACTGAATGTGGTAAAGTGTTCTCTCGAATCTCATCCCTTACTCAAAATTTGAGAAGTCATACAGAGAAAAAAACATATAAATGTAATAAGTGTGGAAAAGCCTTCAGCCAGAAGGGAAACTTCCTTTCTCATCAGAAACATATTGCTGAGAAACCTTACGAATGTGGGAAGGCTTCTATTCAGATGGCAAGCCTCATTAGACGCCAGAGAAATTATACCGGAAAACCATGtgcatgtaaggaatgtgggaaaacctttaatGGCAAATCATCTCTCTCTGAGCATGAgaaaattcatactggagagaaaccatttgaatgtaatcaatgtggaAGAGCCTTCAGCCAGAAGCAGTACCTTATTAAACATCAGAACATTCATAGCGGAAAGAAACCTtttgaatgtaatgaatgtggaaaaGCGTTTAGCCAGAAGGAAAACCTCATTATCCATCAGAGAATCCACACTGGAGAAAAACCATTTGAATGTAAAGGATGTGGGAAAGCTTTCATTCAGAAGTCAAGCCTCATTAGACACCAGAGAagtcatactggagagaaaccttatacatgtaaggaatgtgggaaagccttcagtgGCAAATCAAATCTCACTGAGCATGAGAAAATTCATattggagagaaaccctataaatgtaatgaatgtggaacAATATTCAGGCAGAAGCAATATCTCATTAAACATCATAATATtcatacaggagagaaaccctatgaatgtaacaaatgtggaaaagccttctcTCGAATCACATCGCTTATTGTACATGTGAGAATTCACACAGGTgataaaccttatgaatgtaaagtatgtgggaaagctttctgtcAAAGCTCATCGCTTACCGTACACATGAGAAGTCATACAGGTGAGAAACCCTACGGTTGTaatgaatgtggaaaagccttctcTCAGTTCTCAACCCTTGCTCTACATATGAGAATCCATACAGGTGAAAAACCTTATCAGTGTAGTGAGTGTGGGAAAGCTTTTAGCCAGAAGTCACATCACATTagacatcagagaattcatactcATTAA